A region of Maridesulfovibrio sp. DNA encodes the following proteins:
- a CDS encoding MotA/TolQ/ExbB proton channel family protein, whose protein sequence is MNKKNLIGVVVASAVFAGSFWLSGGVALYWNAAALAIVLSGLAVAVLLSYPVEQLQNAFRVVQDSYSTRLATHEEIVETLLDLSVRSKMDGMLSLEKAGEKTTISFLRNALMLLVDNFEEDEIKDCLKTEMSFFNMRRSESERVFQSMARFAPAFGVAGSVIGLIGLLMGIDNPAMILKHIPVAFISTLYGVIFSNMIFAPMAETVRCRTRNELINQKMILDGVIAIKNEQNPYKLERKLGAFLDVDDREEKAEALRNITRKYIKMRRDEKKSKDKILHEVPLVKAKAS, encoded by the coding sequence ATGAATAAGAAAAATTTAATTGGTGTGGTTGTCGCTTCTGCTGTTTTTGCAGGCAGTTTCTGGCTTAGCGGAGGTGTCGCCCTTTATTGGAATGCCGCAGCCCTTGCAATTGTGCTTTCCGGCCTCGCTGTGGCAGTGTTGCTCAGCTATCCGGTGGAGCAGCTTCAGAATGCTTTCCGGGTGGTGCAGGACAGTTATTCTACTCGTCTTGCCACTCATGAGGAAATTGTGGAAACCCTGCTGGATTTGAGTGTTCGCTCGAAAATGGATGGCATGTTATCCCTTGAAAAAGCAGGAGAGAAAACAACAATTTCATTTTTACGTAATGCGCTCATGCTGCTGGTGGATAATTTTGAGGAAGATGAGATTAAGGATTGCCTGAAGACCGAAATGTCATTTTTCAACATGCGCCGAAGTGAATCCGAAAGAGTCTTCCAGTCCATGGCCCGTTTTGCTCCTGCCTTCGGGGTCGCCGGGTCTGTAATCGGACTGATCGGACTGTTGATGGGTATTGATAACCCTGCCATGATTCTTAAACATATTCCGGTAGCTTTTATTTCAACCCTTTACGGAGTAATTTTCAGTAACATGATTTTCGCGCCCATGGCTGAAACTGTGCGTTGCCGGACCCGTAACGAGCTGATTAATCAGAAAATGATTCTTGATGGCGTAATTGCAATTAAAAATGAACAGAATCCCTACAAGCTGGAACGTAAACTTGGTGCTTTTTTGGATGTTGATGATCGTGAAGAGAAGGCCGAAGCTCTCAGGAATATCACCCGCAAATATATTAAAATGCGCCGGGATGAGAAGAAGTCCAAAGATAAGATTCTTCATGAAGTCCCTTTGGTTAAGGCCAAGGCTTCCTAG
- a CDS encoding transporter substrate-binding domain-containing protein, which translates to MDKKWLKLKFIALLFGVIFIFASHHGVAKAYTLVSLEYEPYSYHSNGTFQGYDVEVLRECFRRMGEELEITLIPWKRALSMGMSGEVDGVFGVFKRPERVRKMFFSEPVRKEKISFFVRRDSPLVFDGDLNQLKNCSFGIVSGYSYGKAVDSFLENEIPASRVQIGVSPEMNIAKLLRGRFDIYVGDTISSLNIMKEMGVAEQVRKLGPSINSSDVHVAFSKKRKLRFLRKRFNSALRSMRYDGTLDRIRKKYFDE; encoded by the coding sequence ATGGATAAAAAGTGGTTGAAACTTAAATTTATCGCATTACTGTTTGGCGTTATTTTTATATTCGCTTCTCATCATGGAGTAGCGAAGGCGTATACTCTTGTCTCTTTGGAGTATGAGCCGTATTCGTACCATAGCAACGGGACATTTCAAGGCTATGATGTTGAAGTTTTGCGGGAATGTTTTCGCCGTATGGGTGAAGAATTAGAAATTACCCTTATTCCATGGAAACGGGCTCTATCTATGGGCATGTCTGGAGAAGTGGATGGTGTTTTCGGAGTGTTCAAGCGTCCTGAACGTGTAAGGAAAATGTTTTTCAGTGAGCCTGTACGTAAAGAAAAGATATCTTTTTTCGTGCGTCGAGATTCCCCCCTTGTTTTTGATGGTGATTTAAATCAACTTAAGAATTGTTCGTTCGGGATTGTGAGTGGGTATAGTTACGGTAAGGCTGTGGACTCTTTTTTAGAAAATGAAATCCCGGCATCCAGAGTTCAAATAGGTGTTTCCCCGGAAATGAATATAGCCAAGCTTCTCAGAGGCCGGTTTGATATTTATGTCGGAGATACTATTTCATCATTGAATATCATGAAAGAGATGGGGGTTGCGGAACAGGTTAGAAAGCTTGGACCTTCTATCAATTCCAGCGATGTGCATGTTGCTTTTTCCAAAAAACGCAAGTTGAGATTCCTGAGAAAGAGATTCAACTCAGCATTAAGATCAATGCGTTATGATGGAACTTTGGATCGGATCAGGAAAAAGTATTTTGATGAGTAG
- a CDS encoding S9 family peptidase, which yields MKKLQILVAALTAAVFISISACSSHQPDTVQAVQPSHTGSIPLRDFFKNPVAEAFSISPDGKKIAWLAPWENRLNIFVKDLSSGKTTRVTSSTKRDIYGYFWVGNERIVFGQDSGGDENVHTFSAAIDGSGATDLTPFENTRTNLLDELENDDEHILIVMNRDDPRLFDVYRLNVVSGELELEARNPGDVNEWRTDHDGKVRLAIASRNGQNEILYRNNDSEIFRPIMDVDLRTQFSPLIFDFDNRKFYVSTNIDRDKQAIYLFNPETKKLEQLIFEHPDVDVERLLYSKKRKIITGAGFFTDKHHYVFFDDDREKVQNDLEKLLPGYEVVITAADREEDKYIVRTYSDRSLGAGYIYDVNNKKLTKITDVSPWLDESQMAEMKPVSFISRDGLTIHGYLTLPKNRKPGNLPVVINPHGGPWLRDYWEFNPETQFLANLGIAVMQVNFRGSTGYGREFMEKGFKQWGRNMQNDLTDAAHWLMDLGIADPDRIAIYGGSYGGYATLAGLTFTPDLYACGIDYVGPSNLFTLLETLPPYWENEKQDFYLKIGDPVRDYKMLRKISPVFHADKIKAPLFVAQGANDPRVKKAESDQIVTALRNRGVAVEYMVKDNEGHGFHNQENRFDFYEAMEKFLNKHLLR from the coding sequence ATGAAAAAGCTACAAATTCTCGTTGCTGCACTCACTGCTGCTGTTTTTATCTCTATCTCTGCCTGCTCCAGCCATCAGCCCGATACGGTGCAGGCTGTCCAGCCATCACATACCGGCTCAATTCCCCTACGCGATTTTTTTAAGAATCCGGTGGCAGAAGCTTTCAGCATCTCACCGGACGGCAAAAAAATCGCATGGCTTGCACCTTGGGAAAACCGGCTCAATATCTTTGTCAAAGATCTTTCCAGCGGGAAAACCACAAGAGTGACAAGTTCCACCAAGCGTGACATCTACGGTTATTTCTGGGTCGGCAATGAGCGCATTGTATTCGGACAGGATTCCGGCGGAGATGAAAATGTCCACACATTCTCCGCAGCCATTGACGGAAGCGGGGCAACCGATCTGACTCCTTTTGAAAATACCCGTACCAATCTGCTGGATGAACTGGAAAACGATGACGAACACATCCTGATTGTCATGAACAGGGATGACCCCAGACTCTTTGATGTATACAGACTTAATGTTGTCAGCGGAGAACTTGAACTTGAAGCCCGCAACCCCGGAGATGTAAACGAATGGAGGACAGACCATGACGGAAAAGTCCGCCTCGCCATTGCAAGCCGCAACGGGCAGAACGAAATTTTATACCGCAACAATGACTCCGAAATATTCCGCCCGATCATGGATGTTGACTTAAGGACTCAATTCAGTCCTCTGATTTTTGATTTCGATAACAGGAAATTTTACGTCAGCACCAATATAGACCGGGATAAACAAGCCATTTACCTCTTTAATCCGGAAACCAAAAAGCTGGAACAGTTAATTTTCGAACACCCGGATGTTGATGTAGAGCGGCTTCTTTATTCAAAAAAACGTAAAATTATTACCGGAGCAGGCTTTTTCACTGACAAGCATCATTACGTTTTTTTTGATGATGACCGCGAAAAAGTACAGAACGATCTGGAGAAACTGCTGCCCGGATATGAAGTTGTCATAACTGCTGCGGACCGGGAAGAAGACAAATATATTGTCCGTACATACTCCGACCGTAGTTTAGGGGCGGGTTATATCTACGATGTCAATAACAAGAAATTGACAAAAATTACTGATGTCAGCCCTTGGCTTGATGAATCGCAGATGGCTGAGATGAAACCGGTTTCCTTTATTTCCCGTGACGGACTGACTATCCACGGCTACCTGACCCTGCCCAAAAACAGAAAACCGGGCAACCTGCCTGTAGTCATTAACCCGCATGGCGGACCGTGGTTACGCGATTACTGGGAATTCAACCCGGAAACTCAATTTCTGGCCAATCTGGGCATTGCGGTAATGCAGGTTAATTTCCGTGGCTCCACAGGATACGGACGCGAATTCATGGAAAAAGGGTTTAAGCAATGGGGCCGGAACATGCAAAACGATCTGACCGACGCAGCCCACTGGCTAATGGATCTGGGCATTGCGGACCCTGACAGGATAGCTATTTACGGAGGGTCATACGGAGGTTATGCAACCCTTGCCGGACTGACCTTCACCCCTGATCTATATGCCTGCGGAATCGATTATGTAGGGCCTTCCAACCTGTTCACCCTGCTGGAGACCCTGCCTCCGTACTGGGAAAATGAAAAACAGGATTTCTACCTCAAAATAGGTGATCCGGTCCGCGACTATAAAATGTTACGCAAGATTTCACCTGTTTTCCATGCGGATAAAATCAAAGCTCCCCTTTTTGTTGCGCAGGGAGCCAACGATCCCCGAGTGAAAAAAGCCGAATCGGACCAGATAGTAACAGCCCTGCGTAACCGCGGCGTTGCCGTGGAATATATGGTCAAAGATAACGAAGGACATGGCTTCCACAATCAGGAAAACCGTTTTGATTTTTACGAAGCCATGGAAAAATTCCTGAATAAACACCTGCTGCGGTAG
- a CDS encoding glucokinase, translating into MGLVLAVDIGGTNSRFAAFESGPGHKLVMKETVWLSSVEARSFDHLMEMLAESDFSYVPSDFDVAVIAVAGPVVGGVYCNVTNVDWEVDFREGYKKYGFRAAVLINDFAAQAYACRTAAVEGCRIIHDVEISPIGTVGVIGAGTGLGHCALVPVPVSELGYVPVPSEAGHISFPCQTADELDFCRFVMDKRKISYCCGDEVLTGRGLNMLHLFLTGEDLEPSKVAEKMKQGGKTLEWYSRFTARCCRNYAISVCATGGLYIAGGIVAKNPFVVEQPVFMDEFLDSSSMGDFLKQIPVFLNDNQESGLYGAALRGVLYV; encoded by the coding sequence ATGGGTCTTGTTCTTGCCGTTGATATTGGTGGCACAAACAGCAGGTTTGCTGCATTTGAGTCTGGTCCGGGCCATAAGCTGGTCATGAAAGAAACCGTCTGGCTTTCCAGTGTGGAAGCCCGCAGCTTTGACCATCTTATGGAAATGTTGGCTGAAAGCGATTTTTCGTATGTGCCTTCAGATTTTGACGTTGCAGTTATTGCCGTGGCAGGCCCTGTGGTTGGCGGGGTTTACTGTAACGTGACTAATGTGGACTGGGAAGTTGATTTTCGTGAAGGTTATAAGAAATACGGCTTTCGCGCTGCCGTACTGATCAATGATTTTGCGGCACAGGCCTATGCCTGCCGTACTGCGGCGGTTGAAGGTTGCCGGATTATTCATGATGTTGAGATTTCACCTATCGGAACAGTCGGGGTAATCGGTGCCGGAACCGGGCTGGGGCATTGCGCACTGGTTCCTGTTCCTGTTTCGGAACTGGGCTATGTGCCTGTCCCGTCCGAAGCAGGACACATCAGCTTCCCGTGCCAGACAGCCGATGAATTGGATTTTTGTAGATTTGTCATGGATAAACGCAAAATTTCTTATTGTTGCGGTGATGAGGTGCTTACCGGTCGCGGTCTGAACATGTTACACCTTTTTTTAACCGGAGAAGACCTTGAGCCGAGCAAAGTGGCCGAGAAAATGAAGCAGGGCGGAAAAACACTTGAATGGTATTCCCGGTTTACCGCTCGTTGCTGTCGAAACTACGCTATCAGCGTCTGCGCTACCGGGGGACTTTACATTGCAGGGGGGATCGTGGCCAAGAACCCCTTTGTGGTTGAGCAACCTGTGTTCATGGATGAATTTCTCGATTCCAGTTCCATGGGCGATTTTTTGAAACAGATACCTGTTTTTTTGAATGATAATCAGGAGAGCGGCCTTTACGGTGCTGCTTTGCGGGGTGTGCTGTACGTTTAA
- a CDS encoding mercuric reductase, giving the protein MASYDFDLGVIGGGAAGLTVAAGASQLGVKVLLIDKDERLGGDCLHYGCVPSKTLIRTARVRHLMGRAGDFGLPEVELPPVDYSQVVQRINEVIAEIQVHDSVERFNSLGVEVRFGKVYFIDAHSVSLNGRNVSARSWVVATGSSPAVPLIKGLDEVPYLTNVDLFSLPELPQSLIVLGGGPIAVEMAQSFQRLGSEVTVVQRSNQILSREDEDMARYVMDGMADDGVRFILGSTIEDVRNVDSGVEVHLKSGGESITVSASKLLLAMGRSSNTTGLGLDKIGVELAHGSITVDARMRSSVSNIYAAGDVTGKYRFTHAAGYEGGIVISNAVFHLPRKADYTWLPWCTYTDPELASVGMNEKAAHKAGIKYKTVIEEFSTCDRALAEGEGRGLIKLLLNEKGKPIGCQLAAVHAGELLSEWIAVLNGRVGLSTLAGAVHPYPTLSEMNKKVAGKLLGEKLFSDKIRKILKLFFAYRGSEVGV; this is encoded by the coding sequence ATGGCTTCATACGATTTTGATCTCGGCGTGATCGGCGGTGGGGCTGCCGGATTGACAGTTGCTGCCGGTGCCTCGCAATTAGGGGTGAAGGTGCTGCTTATTGATAAGGATGAGCGGCTTGGCGGGGATTGCCTGCACTATGGCTGTGTTCCCAGCAAAACTTTGATCCGCACAGCTCGGGTGCGTCATCTAATGGGCCGGGCCGGAGATTTCGGTTTGCCTGAGGTCGAATTGCCCCCGGTGGATTACTCTCAGGTTGTTCAACGTATTAACGAAGTAATAGCTGAGATTCAAGTTCACGATTCCGTGGAACGGTTTAACTCGTTGGGAGTTGAAGTCCGTTTCGGCAAAGTTTATTTTATTGATGCTCATTCCGTTTCCCTGAATGGGCGAAATGTTTCAGCCCGTTCATGGGTTGTCGCTACCGGATCATCTCCTGCGGTTCCGCTAATTAAAGGTTTGGATGAAGTTCCTTATTTGACCAATGTGGATCTTTTTTCACTGCCGGAGTTGCCGCAGTCTCTTATCGTGCTCGGAGGGGGACCAATCGCTGTGGAAATGGCACAGTCTTTCCAGCGTCTTGGGAGCGAAGTTACGGTTGTGCAGCGCAGTAATCAGATACTCAGCCGTGAAGATGAGGATATGGCCCGCTATGTAATGGACGGAATGGCAGACGATGGAGTGCGCTTTATTCTTGGTTCGACGATTGAGGACGTCCGTAATGTTGATAGTGGTGTTGAGGTTCATTTGAAGTCGGGCGGTGAGAGCATAACTGTTTCAGCTTCCAAATTGCTTCTGGCTATGGGCCGCAGTTCCAATACAACAGGGCTGGGGCTGGATAAGATTGGTGTTGAGCTGGCTCATGGTTCTATTACGGTGGACGCACGAATGCGTTCATCAGTATCAAATATTTATGCTGCCGGAGATGTGACCGGGAAATACCGTTTTACCCACGCTGCGGGCTACGAGGGAGGCATTGTAATCTCCAATGCGGTTTTTCATTTACCGCGCAAGGCTGATTATACATGGCTGCCTTGGTGTACTTATACAGACCCGGAACTTGCCAGTGTGGGAATGAATGAAAAAGCAGCGCATAAGGCAGGCATCAAGTATAAAACCGTAATCGAAGAATTTTCCACCTGTGACCGTGCTTTGGCCGAAGGAGAAGGACGGGGGCTGATAAAGCTGTTGCTGAACGAGAAAGGCAAACCCATCGGTTGTCAGCTTGCGGCGGTTCATGCCGGGGAACTGCTTTCCGAGTGGATTGCGGTATTAAACGGCAGGGTCGGTCTTTCAACTCTTGCCGGGGCTGTCCATCCTTACCCGACATTATCTGAAATGAATAAAAAGGTTGCCGGAAAGTTGTTGGGAGAAAAGCTGTTCTCAGATAAGATTCGAAAAATATTGAAGTTATTTTTTGCATATAGAGGGTCGGAAGTGGGCGTCTAG
- a CDS encoding OmpA family protein, translating into MKFDDLKCELELMEFDSGEADNSGMNGWAVPWSDLMMVMFVLFVVLFIYSQSKENIKVIFEGNANSQVAVNPADELIEMISFHREAMSSSARVVMSPEDVLYRSDDGAVSMKEENGELKIVMRGNAFFAPGQSVFESKTRQYLAEVAEVLKTSTHAIHIIGHTDASDIAETGRENVFELSARRAAKVAEYLINQKSIDPVRIIVSGRGGVAPELPGDMGKVEGNNRRVEIIVINTDVNAQGGM; encoded by the coding sequence ATGAAATTTGATGATCTTAAATGTGAACTTGAACTGATGGAATTTGATTCCGGTGAAGCGGATAATTCCGGCATGAACGGCTGGGCGGTTCCATGGTCCGACCTGATGATGGTGATGTTTGTTCTTTTCGTGGTGCTGTTTATCTACAGCCAGTCCAAGGAGAATATCAAAGTCATCTTCGAGGGTAATGCCAATTCGCAGGTTGCTGTGAACCCTGCGGATGAACTAATTGAAATGATCTCTTTTCACCGTGAAGCCATGTCCAGTTCCGCAAGGGTGGTCATGTCTCCGGAGGACGTGCTTTACCGCAGTGATGACGGTGCGGTGAGCATGAAAGAGGAGAATGGCGAACTTAAGATTGTCATGCGCGGTAATGCCTTTTTCGCTCCGGGGCAAAGCGTCTTTGAGTCCAAGACCCGTCAATATCTTGCCGAAGTGGCTGAGGTTCTTAAAACCAGCACTCACGCTATTCATATCATCGGTCATACTGATGCTTCCGACATTGCCGAAACAGGCCGGGAAAATGTTTTCGAGCTATCCGCAAGGCGGGCCGCAAAGGTGGCTGAGTATCTGATCAATCAGAAATCAATCGATCCGGTACGGATAATTGTCAGCGGTCGTGGCGGTGTAGCTCCCGAATTACCCGGCGATATGGGCAAGGTGGAAGGCAATAACCGCAGGGTCGAAATCATAGTCATAAATACCGACGTTAATGCCCAAGGAGGTATGTAA
- a CDS encoding deoxyguanosinetriphosphate triphosphohydrolase: MQWNKLISKQRIGKEKSNYIDKDRSEFQRDFDRIIFSSAFRRLQDKTQVFPLSRSDYVRTRLTHSLETSSVGRSLGNMVGSRLVKKYDDLDLIPSEPGTVVATACLAHDIGNPPFGHSGEDVIRDWFQSSEIGTELCSMVDKGQQADFIWFEGNAQGLRNILALQRPYSKGGMQLTCATLAAFTKYPYISGHIENKTKFGIFASEADIYAEIAGHLGLIELEDKKWARHPFAYLVEAADDICYHVIDIEDGHRLDLISFDELRRIFLDVLDNKPDIISRVDCIPGKKEQVEYLRACTINALVESCSDIFFEHEQEILAGRFNSSLTEEIAKAEEFSRLKKIAIEKVYNSTEVIETESAAYEVLWKILDFLGQIVIEIHNKGELGAKCRKSVKLLPELYAPSPDASVYQNIQKIVDYVSGMTDTFAVRTFNKISGISLLRR, encoded by the coding sequence ATGCAGTGGAATAAGCTAATCAGCAAGCAGAGAATCGGAAAAGAAAAATCTAATTATATAGATAAAGACCGCAGCGAATTCCAGCGTGATTTCGACCGCATAATTTTCTCCTCCGCTTTCAGGAGATTACAGGATAAAACACAGGTGTTCCCTCTCTCGCGTAGTGATTACGTGCGAACCAGACTGACTCACAGTCTGGAGACTTCTTCTGTGGGCAGATCTCTGGGCAATATGGTCGGTAGCAGGTTGGTAAAAAAGTATGACGATCTTGATTTGATTCCTTCGGAACCGGGAACCGTGGTAGCCACGGCCTGTCTTGCCCATGACATAGGCAATCCGCCTTTTGGACATTCCGGAGAGGATGTAATCCGCGACTGGTTTCAAAGTTCGGAAATAGGTACGGAACTTTGTTCCATGGTCGATAAAGGACAACAGGCTGATTTCATCTGGTTTGAAGGTAATGCGCAGGGGTTGCGCAATATTCTTGCGTTGCAACGACCTTACAGTAAGGGAGGTATGCAGCTTACCTGCGCTACTTTGGCTGCTTTTACCAAATACCCCTATATCTCGGGACATATTGAAAATAAGACTAAATTCGGAATATTTGCCAGTGAAGCAGATATCTATGCTGAGATTGCAGGGCATCTCGGGTTAATCGAATTGGAAGATAAAAAATGGGCGCGCCATCCTTTTGCCTATCTGGTGGAAGCAGCGGACGACATCTGCTATCATGTCATTGATATTGAAGACGGGCATCGGCTCGATTTAATATCTTTTGATGAATTGCGGCGTATTTTCTTGGATGTTCTGGATAACAAGCCGGATATAATTTCACGAGTTGATTGTATCCCGGGCAAGAAGGAGCAGGTTGAATACCTGCGGGCCTGCACCATCAATGCGCTGGTGGAAAGTTGCAGCGATATCTTTTTTGAGCACGAACAGGAAATTCTGGCCGGGAGATTCAATTCCAGCCTTACTGAAGAAATTGCCAAGGCAGAGGAATTCAGCAGGCTCAAAAAAATCGCAATTGAAAAAGTTTACAACTCCACCGAAGTAATTGAAACCGAGTCCGCTGCATACGAAGTGCTCTGGAAGATTTTGGACTTTCTGGGACAGATTGTCATTGAAATCCACAATAAAGGCGAGCTTGGTGCCAAGTGCAGAAAATCAGTCAAGCTGCTGCCCGAACTTTATGCACCTTCACCAGATGCAAGTGTGTATCAAAATATCCAGAAGATTGTAGATTATGTTTCCGGTATGACCGATACCTTTGCAGTACGGACTTTTAATAAAATTTCGGGAATATCGCTGCTGCGAAGATAG